A section of the Neorhodopirellula lusitana genome encodes:
- a CDS encoding serine/threonine-protein kinase — translation MDAERYRRIQDLFWEAESLQPAEWESTLLEQTEGDAALVREVISLLQEHNPEAASKEGNEALPVELPKGTDGWNGDDPRDRDVDKRDLTSKGVTQTPRSQSPSSTSIGPINDDSVAKLSGEQRSGKPGPSRQNSSATIAGAQRTYAAPRSDVTPVKRKSSLNKAKRGKSQRTDAAVQLGVGEQNTSMVTASRPDRFRWGWLPLWLALVIGMITPIWIAAWWTGESANQQEVRNVRRLLASSFGQAETQIQLLLEADQFHIQEALVPAAREILEELKATAADSPAQSANLKVAIAARIAALPMLDDQGVDLAIWDSELQSIVASQGLRDEIGAGPLRPSETQHLVTRLRSCLEGKSVYCTTEIIARLSSGSDSNRSGWLVPVYRSGSLLEGEAESRPIGAVMLLKTAVWDQASETLNRISSENGLDLYLVDHAGVMQSESQRARRFIGLPVEYDSNDVERVAGKFRVAEYAADATPESLLSSDLLDSVLPLTIAAANVWHTQHRVLRMEPYTGYTGQQKQGAWKWLDPFAVGLIAERRVDPRVETASQSGFASLAVPLVHTWPWATWLSLWGVLMASLVTAWQQLRVRQLESMNQPLGRYRIKSELGAGGMGVVYRAEHLDLGRDIALKVLRSDCQDEDDRQRFDREACLAATLSCPHSVSVYDFGHTEHGDAFCVMELLEGITLAEVVARSGPQPAGRVVWILQQICQSILEAHSKGLMHRDLKPQNVMLRYDAIVGDWVVVFDFGLAKPIEPDQGMFQTAESIWAGTPMYMAPERFREPSLMDPRSDIYSIGCIAYYLLAGNPPFVECSPQSMFGLIMTQLPIEIMTHRDEMIDPRLDQWVRDCMAKDKRQRASDIAELIASLQVIAERIPWTRNEARQWWMEHSAPEII, via the coding sequence GTGGACGCCGAGCGTTACAGACGAATTCAGGATTTATTTTGGGAAGCAGAGTCGCTTCAGCCAGCGGAATGGGAGTCCACCCTGCTGGAGCAAACCGAAGGGGACGCGGCCCTTGTCCGGGAGGTGATCTCGTTGCTTCAGGAGCACAATCCAGAGGCGGCATCCAAGGAAGGCAATGAGGCGCTGCCGGTCGAACTTCCCAAGGGAACAGACGGATGGAATGGAGATGACCCACGCGATCGAGATGTTGATAAGCGAGATTTGACATCAAAAGGGGTGACGCAAACGCCCCGTTCGCAGTCCCCGTCGTCGACATCGATCGGCCCTATCAATGACGATAGCGTCGCCAAGTTGAGTGGAGAACAAAGATCGGGGAAACCTGGACCTTCTCGCCAAAATTCATCCGCCACGATCGCCGGTGCTCAGCGGACTTATGCGGCGCCGCGAAGTGATGTCACTCCCGTGAAACGTAAGTCTTCGCTAAACAAGGCGAAGCGAGGGAAGTCCCAGCGTACCGATGCGGCGGTGCAACTTGGGGTGGGCGAACAGAATACTTCGATGGTTACGGCCAGTCGTCCGGATCGCTTCCGTTGGGGTTGGTTGCCGCTCTGGTTGGCTTTGGTGATTGGGATGATCACACCAATCTGGATTGCAGCTTGGTGGACCGGAGAATCTGCGAATCAGCAAGAGGTTCGCAACGTACGGCGGTTGCTGGCATCGTCGTTCGGACAGGCCGAAACACAAATTCAGCTGCTGCTGGAAGCTGACCAATTTCATATCCAAGAAGCGTTGGTGCCCGCGGCGCGAGAAATACTAGAGGAACTGAAAGCGACCGCTGCCGATTCACCGGCACAGTCCGCGAATCTGAAAGTTGCGATAGCGGCCCGAATCGCAGCGTTGCCGATGCTGGATGACCAGGGCGTTGACCTGGCCATTTGGGACAGCGAACTGCAATCCATCGTGGCTTCGCAGGGTTTGCGAGACGAAATTGGTGCTGGGCCGCTTCGGCCGAGTGAAACTCAGCATCTGGTCACGCGTTTGCGTTCTTGTCTAGAAGGGAAGTCGGTTTACTGTACCACTGAGATCATCGCTCGATTGTCGTCGGGCTCAGACAGCAATCGGTCGGGGTGGCTTGTTCCGGTTTATCGTTCGGGAAGCCTTTTAGAGGGCGAAGCTGAAAGCCGTCCGATTGGCGCGGTGATGCTTTTGAAAACAGCGGTTTGGGATCAGGCATCGGAAACTCTGAATCGAATCAGCAGCGAGAATGGACTGGATCTTTATCTGGTTGATCATGCCGGCGTCATGCAGTCCGAAAGTCAGCGGGCTCGGCGTTTTATAGGGCTGCCAGTCGAATATGATTCTAATGATGTTGAAAGGGTTGCGGGGAAATTTCGGGTCGCTGAGTATGCCGCTGACGCAACACCCGAAAGCTTGTTGTCATCGGACTTACTTGATAGTGTTCTCCCGCTGACCATCGCGGCTGCGAATGTGTGGCATACGCAGCATCGCGTTCTGAGGATGGAGCCCTATACGGGTTACACTGGCCAGCAGAAGCAAGGTGCGTGGAAATGGCTGGATCCCTTCGCGGTTGGATTGATCGCGGAGCGTCGGGTCGACCCTCGAGTCGAAACCGCATCGCAGTCAGGATTTGCTTCCCTTGCGGTACCGCTCGTGCACACGTGGCCTTGGGCGACTTGGTTGTCGTTGTGGGGAGTGTTGATGGCGTCGTTGGTTACCGCGTGGCAGCAATTGCGTGTGCGGCAATTGGAGTCCATGAACCAACCACTGGGACGCTACCGGATCAAGTCAGAGCTAGGGGCCGGCGGCATGGGCGTTGTCTATCGAGCGGAGCATCTTGATCTGGGACGCGATATTGCGTTGAAGGTGTTACGAAGTGATTGCCAGGACGAAGATGATCGCCAACGATTTGATCGTGAGGCCTGTTTAGCGGCGACGCTTTCTTGCCCACATAGCGTGTCGGTGTACGACTTCGGGCACACGGAACACGGTGATGCGTTTTGCGTGATGGAATTGCTGGAGGGAATCACTCTCGCCGAAGTGGTTGCCCGCAGTGGTCCACAGCCTGCCGGGCGTGTTGTTTGGATCTTGCAACAGATTTGTCAATCGATCCTGGAAGCTCATTCCAAGGGTTTGATGCACCGCGATTTGAAGCCGCAAAATGTGATGTTGCGGTACGACGCTATTGTTGGCGACTGGGTGGTGGTGTTTGATTTCGGTCTGGCTAAACCAATCGAACCGGATCAAGGAATGTTCCAAACGGCCGAAAGCATTTGGGCGGGAACACCGATGTACATGGCCCCCGAGCGGTTTCGCGAGCCATCACTGATGGATCCTCGTAGCGACATCTATTCCATTGGATGCATCGCGTACTACCTGCTTGCGGGCAACCCACCGTTTGTGGAATGCAGCCCACAATCGATGTTTGGGCTGATCATGACTCAGCTTCCAATTGAGATCATGACGCATCGCGATGAGATGATTGATCCACGTTTGGACCAATGGGTTCGCGATTGCATGGCGAAGGACAAAAGGCAGCGAGCATCCGATATTGCCGAGTTAATCGCTTCGCTTCAGGTGATCGCCGAGCGGATTCCTTGGACTCGCAACGAAGCGAGGCAGTGGTGGATGGAGCACAGTGCCCCGGAAATTATCTGA